In Alteribacter lacisalsi, a genomic segment contains:
- a CDS encoding M24 family metallopeptidase, producing MSRLEKLRAVFAEKEIDGILIMSPTNRRYMTGFTGSAGAAVISDAGAVFITDFRYVEQAGEQAEGFHVVQHTKPLHEEVAAQAEALGIKRLGFEKDHMTYGTFDTYNNVINGELVPVSGMVEKLRMIKDENELQTIREAVEIADAAFSHIQSYIRPGVREIDVSNELEFFMRKRGAVSSSFDIIVASGYRSALPHGVASEKKIERGELVTLDFGAYYKGYCSDITRTVAVGEVSDELKKIYDTVLQAQLKGMEGLKAGITGIQADALTRDYIKEQGYGEYFGHSTGHGMGMEVHEGPGLSFKSDLVLKPGMVVTVEPGIYVAGTGGTRIEDDAVVTDNGNECLSKSTKELLVLGE from the coding sequence ATGTCCAGACTTGAAAAACTGAGAGCAGTATTTGCTGAAAAGGAAATTGACGGTATTCTCATTATGAGCCCGACAAACCGGCGCTACATGACCGGTTTCACAGGTTCTGCAGGAGCTGCGGTTATTTCAGATGCAGGAGCGGTCTTTATTACTGATTTCAGATACGTGGAACAGGCGGGGGAGCAGGCGGAAGGCTTCCATGTAGTCCAGCATACAAAACCGCTACATGAAGAGGTCGCAGCCCAGGCTGAGGCACTTGGAATTAAGCGGCTCGGCTTTGAAAAAGATCATATGACTTACGGCACATTTGATACATACAATAACGTCATTAATGGCGAACTGGTGCCGGTAAGCGGCATGGTTGAAAAACTTCGGATGATTAAAGATGAAAACGAACTTCAGACAATCCGTGAAGCTGTGGAAATTGCCGATGCGGCATTCTCTCACATTCAAAGCTACATCCGGCCTGGTGTCAGGGAGATTGATGTCTCCAATGAACTGGAATTCTTTATGAGAAAGCGCGGAGCGGTTTCTTCATCTTTTGATATTATCGTAGCTTCCGGCTATCGTTCTGCTCTGCCGCACGGTGTAGCGAGCGAAAAGAAGATTGAGCGCGGGGAGCTTGTTACCCTGGATTTCGGGGCTTATTACAAAGGATACTGCTCGGATATTACCCGGACGGTTGCAGTAGGAGAAGTCAGTGATGAACTGAAGAAGATCTACGATACCGTGCTGCAGGCGCAGCTTAAGGGGATGGAAGGTCTGAAAGCCGGAATTACCGGTATTCAGGCAGATGCACTTACACGTGATTACATTAAAGAACAGGGCTACGGTGAGTACTTTGGACACTCAACGGGGCATGGTATGGGGATGGAGGTTCACGAAGGACCGGGACTGTCCTTTAAATCCGATCTTGTTCTTAAACCGGGTATGGTTGTTACTGTGGAACCTGGGATTTATGTGGCCGGTACCGGCGGCACGAGAATTGAAGACGATGCTGTAGTAACAGATAACGGCAACGAATGTCTGTCCAAGTCCACTAAGGAACTGCTCGTTCTGGGAGAATAA
- the efp gene encoding elongation factor P, with product MISVNDFKTGLTIEVDNGIWQVIDFQHVKPGKGAAFVRSKLRNLRNGSIQERTFRAGEKVGKAHMENHKMQYLYASAGTHTFMDTSSYEQLELPEERIKNQLNYLKENMEVQIMIYQGETIGVDVPLSVELEVTETEPGIKGDTASGGTKPATLETGLTVQVPFFINQGDVLVIDTREGKYVSRA from the coding sequence ATGATTTCAGTAAACGACTTTAAAACTGGTCTTACAATTGAGGTAGACAACGGAATCTGGCAGGTTATTGATTTTCAGCATGTTAAACCGGGAAAAGGAGCGGCTTTTGTTCGTTCCAAACTTAGAAATCTGCGTAACGGCAGCATTCAGGAGCGCACGTTCCGCGCAGGCGAAAAAGTAGGCAAAGCCCATATGGAAAACCACAAAATGCAGTATCTGTATGCCAGCGCAGGAACGCATACGTTCATGGATACCTCGTCTTATGAGCAGCTTGAACTTCCCGAAGAACGGATCAAGAATCAGTTGAATTATCTTAAAGAGAACATGGAAGTTCAGATCATGATCTATCAGGGTGAAACCATCGGCGTTGACGTTCCGTTAAGTGTCGAGCTTGAAGTAACGGAAACCGAACCCGGTATTAAAGGGGACACAGCCTCAGGCGGGACAAAGCCTGCTACTCTTGAAACGGGCCTTACCGTTCAGGTGCCGTTCTTTATTAACCAGGGTGACGTTCTTGTTATTGACACCAGAGAAGGAAAATACGTATCACGTGCGTAA
- a CDS encoding SpoIIIAH-like family protein, whose protein sequence is MVLKRQTVWLLTMLSLIIVLSVYYININNQDFAGLPEDNQDQNGVTEAVEGEDLEAQLQNDDSVTFVEIEDTTASAETSQYATMSADEMFEMIRLQRQDARGKANEEYADVIASAEASADVQSQAFDGREALQAMAQKEELLETLIKAKGYEDALVITEDGQVRIYVKAEGLSKEEAVQIKRLAYEELGADNIMVGYQSN, encoded by the coding sequence ATGGTATTGAAACGTCAAACAGTTTGGCTCTTGACTATGCTTAGTCTGATTATTGTCCTGTCGGTCTATTACATCAACATTAACAATCAGGATTTCGCAGGTCTGCCTGAAGATAATCAGGATCAAAACGGCGTTACAGAAGCGGTGGAAGGCGAGGATCTTGAAGCACAGCTTCAAAACGATGACAGTGTTACATTTGTCGAGATCGAAGATACTACGGCTTCAGCGGAAACTTCACAGTATGCAACGATGAGTGCAGATGAAATGTTTGAAATGATCAGGCTGCAGCGTCAGGATGCCCGTGGGAAGGCCAATGAAGAATATGCCGATGTCATTGCGTCAGCAGAAGCCAGTGCGGATGTACAAAGCCAGGCATTTGACGGCCGGGAAGCCCTCCAGGCCATGGCACAGAAAGAAGAACTACTGGAAACTCTGATTAAAGCAAAGGGCTATGAAGATGCACTTGTCATTACTGAAGACGGACAGGTCAGAATTTATGTAAAAGCGGAAGGGCTTTCAAAAGAAGAAGCCGTCCAGATTAAGAGACTTGCCTATGAGGAACTTGGGGCCGATAATATAATGGTCGGCTATCAGTCAAACTAA
- the spoIIIAF gene encoding stage III sporulation protein AF produces the protein MAFVTEWVANIIMLVLFAAILELLLPNSSLQRYVKLVVGLMVLMVMIQPILSVFHSDPEEWFHAMAEWVDDDYGSHETSLQQKKIDIDDGTRAYISEYMAVLLTRQVSDDLEKKFGVVPASIEVEMNEYTEGEEVLEGVGAVRITLAEPHPNPEGDEDPDNLIVPVEAVVILTGEEEPIEDSHSSGITGSEEIRAFLAETWNIPETLIELEMKGGGSHD, from the coding sequence ATGGCGTTTGTAACAGAGTGGGTAGCCAACATCATTATGCTTGTCCTGTTCGCGGCGATACTGGAGCTTCTTCTTCCAAACTCAAGCCTGCAGCGGTATGTCAAACTTGTGGTGGGGCTGATGGTCCTGATGGTTATGATTCAGCCTATTCTATCGGTTTTCCATTCCGATCCGGAAGAATGGTTCCATGCAATGGCCGAATGGGTGGATGACGATTACGGAAGTCATGAAACTTCTCTTCAGCAAAAGAAAATAGATATAGATGATGGGACACGCGCATATATTTCTGAATACATGGCTGTCCTATTAACAAGACAAGTGTCAGACGATCTTGAAAAAAAGTTTGGAGTGGTGCCGGCATCCATAGAAGTGGAGATGAATGAGTATACCGAGGGAGAAGAGGTTCTTGAAGGTGTCGGAGCTGTACGTATTACTCTGGCTGAACCACACCCAAACCCTGAGGGAGATGAAGATCCGGACAACCTGATCGTCCCTGTGGAGGCGGTTGTCATCCTGACAGGGGAGGAAGAACCCATCGAAGACTCACATTCATCTGGCATAACCGGCAGTGAAGAGATAAGAGCTTTCCTGGCAGAAACCTGGAATATACCAGAGACGTTAATTGAACTGGAAATGAAAGGAGGAGGATCGCATGACTGA
- the spoIIIAC gene encoding stage III sporulation protein AC, translating to MSYDISLIFQIAGVGIVVAMMHTVLKQMGKEDMAQWVTLIAFVVVLFLVASVVDDLFQTIRSVFLFQG from the coding sequence ATGAGTTATGACATCAGCTTGATTTTTCAGATAGCCGGGGTCGGAATTGTAGTGGCTATGATGCATACCGTCCTTAAACAGATGGGCAAGGAGGATATGGCTCAGTGGGTAACGCTGATTGCTTTTGTGGTCGTCCTGTTCCTGGTTGCCTCCGTAGTAGATGACCTGTTCCAGACGATTCGCAGTGTCTTCCTCTTCCAGGGTTAG
- the aroQ gene encoding type II 3-dehydroquinate dehydratase yields MKIYLLNGPNMNRLGMREPDVYGAKTLSDLEKELAAFAGEYGIDLVAKQSNHEGDLIDWIHEADQKAEGIVINPGAFTHYSYAIRDAIAAVRVPAVEVHISNVHQREPFRHVSVTAAVCAGQITGFGFEGYKLALHYFKGGDPDVQT; encoded by the coding sequence ATGAAAATCTATCTGCTTAACGGACCGAACATGAACCGTCTTGGAATGAGAGAGCCTGATGTCTACGGCGCGAAAACGCTTTCAGACCTTGAAAAGGAACTTGCTGCTTTTGCGGGTGAATACGGAATTGATCTTGTTGCAAAGCAGTCCAATCATGAAGGAGATCTGATTGACTGGATTCATGAGGCGGATCAAAAAGCTGAGGGAATTGTGATTAATCCTGGTGCTTTTACCCACTACAGCTATGCGATCAGGGATGCGATTGCCGCTGTCAGGGTACCTGCTGTAGAAGTGCATATTTCAAATGTTCATCAGAGAGAGCCATTCAGGCATGTATCAGTGACGGCAGCCGTTTGTGCAGGCCAGATTACCGGATTCGGGTTTGAAGGCTACAAACTGGCGCTTCACTATTTTAAAGGAGGAGATCCGGATGTCCAGACTTGA
- a CDS encoding YqhR family membrane protein produces MSNGKQEQNNTEEALSYHATVAVIGFFGGVFWSALAYVAYVFSFTRVGPSMILLPWALPDWKNGWLGQLIGILAIGIISIGVAFIYRIVFVKINKMWPGAVFGFVLWAIVFGAFNPMFPGVDPLTRMDVNTLITTLCLYVLYGAFIGYSVAYEYDERLRAEGESIQS; encoded by the coding sequence GTGAGTAACGGAAAGCAAGAACAGAACAATACTGAAGAAGCCCTCTCCTATCACGCAACAGTGGCTGTGATCGGTTTTTTTGGGGGAGTATTCTGGAGCGCGCTCGCATATGTGGCCTATGTATTCAGTTTTACCAGGGTGGGGCCATCGATGATCCTGCTTCCCTGGGCGCTTCCGGACTGGAAAAATGGCTGGCTTGGTCAGTTGATTGGTATTCTGGCCATTGGGATTATTTCCATCGGTGTTGCTTTTATCTACAGAATCGTTTTTGTGAAAATCAATAAAATGTGGCCGGGGGCAGTTTTCGGCTTTGTTCTCTGGGCGATTGTTTTCGGAGCGTTCAATCCTATGTTTCCCGGTGTGGACCCCTTGACCAGAATGGATGTAAATACCCTGATTACGACGCTGTGTCTGTATGTGCTTTACGGCGCATTCATCGGATATTCGGTTGCGTATGAGTACGATGAACGGCTTCGGGCTGAGGGTGAATCTATTCAAAGCTGA
- the spoIIIAB gene encoding stage III sporulation protein SpoIIIAB, translated as MKLIGIVFIVLASTAIGWEWARRLRLRTKQLKDIRVALEALETEMVYGLTPLEEACRRVASQVREPVGTLFRTFADDLNKEDKLAPEVWADTLAKVKRLLEFKQGEWDVLAQFGRTLGRQDLDNQRKHLRLALVYLEQQENDARENQKKHESMYKSLGFLCGILLALIMI; from the coding sequence ATGAAACTGATAGGGATTGTATTCATTGTTTTAGCATCAACGGCGATCGGGTGGGAATGGGCGCGGCGACTTCGGCTTCGAACAAAGCAGCTTAAAGATATCCGGGTCGCACTGGAGGCCCTGGAAACCGAAATGGTGTACGGCCTGACTCCTCTTGAAGAAGCATGCAGGCGCGTAGCTTCCCAGGTTAGAGAGCCTGTAGGAACCCTTTTCAGAACATTTGCCGACGACCTGAACAAAGAGGATAAACTCGCTCCTGAGGTGTGGGCTGACACACTTGCCAAAGTAAAGCGTCTCCTGGAGTTCAAACAGGGTGAGTGGGATGTGCTGGCTCAGTTTGGCCGCACACTCGGCAGGCAGGATCTCGACAACCAGCGCAAACACCTCAGGCTGGCCCTGGTTTATTTGGAGCAGCAGGAAAATGATGCGAGAGAGAATCAGAAGAAACACGAATCCATGTACAAAAGTCTCGGTTTTCTGTGCGGGATTCTGCTCGCGCTGATTATGATTTAG
- the spoIIIAA gene encoding stage III sporulation protein AA: MKEVFDVLPGTLKDLVTAIPEQVRKKIEEIRIRIGRPLEILTAEGSWLLPYGSTCPYVVTAEDGAFVMSYLSGHSVYRLEEELKRGYITIPGGHRVGLAGRVVTEKGMVKGIRDIGSFNIRIARQSKGAALPYLGRLAVNGSWVHTLITGPPKTGKTTLLRDIARIASQGLPERNLAPQTVGIVDERSELAGCVMGVPQHEFGNRVDILDRCPKAEGMMMLIRSMSPDIIVVDELGRPEDAEAVMEAVHAGVTVIASVHGSDVQDVKGRPTLRALFEQKAFVQYIELTKFSRTDRGSIQQKRPADPRELKVRMK; this comes from the coding sequence GTGAAGGAAGTTTTTGATGTTCTTCCGGGAACGCTTAAAGATCTTGTAACGGCGATACCTGAACAAGTGCGAAAGAAAATTGAGGAAATTCGGATCCGGATTGGTCGGCCGCTTGAAATTCTTACGGCTGAGGGGTCCTGGCTGCTCCCTTACGGTTCCACATGTCCATACGTGGTGACTGCCGAAGACGGTGCTTTTGTTATGAGTTATTTGAGCGGGCACTCCGTATACCGACTTGAAGAGGAGCTTAAACGTGGCTATATTACGATCCCGGGCGGCCACCGGGTAGGCCTGGCAGGCAGAGTCGTGACAGAAAAAGGCATGGTCAAAGGAATCAGGGATATAGGTTCATTCAATATCCGGATTGCCAGGCAGTCCAAAGGGGCAGCTCTCCCTTATCTGGGTAGACTTGCTGTAAATGGAAGCTGGGTTCACACCCTTATCACAGGTCCTCCAAAAACTGGAAAAACAACACTCCTGCGTGACATCGCCAGAATTGCAAGTCAGGGGCTGCCGGAACGAAACCTTGCCCCGCAGACGGTCGGCATCGTTGATGAACGATCAGAACTTGCAGGGTGTGTCATGGGCGTGCCGCAGCATGAATTCGGCAATCGTGTGGATATACTGGACCGGTGTCCAAAAGCAGAAGGAATGATGATGCTTATCAGGTCTATGAGCCCGGACATTATTGTTGTAGATGAACTTGGGCGTCCGGAAGATGCTGAAGCTGTTATGGAAGCCGTCCACGCAGGTGTCACGGTGATTGCATCTGTTCACGGGAGCGATGTACAGGATGTAAAAGGCAGGCCGACGCTCCGCGCTCTTTTTGAACAAAAAGCATTTGTACAATATATCGAATTGACGAAATTCAGCCGCACAGACCGGGGAAGCATTCAACAGAAACGTCCGGCCGACCCCAGGGAACTGAAGGTGAGAATGAAATGA
- the spoIIIAG gene encoding stage III sporulation protein AG, which produces MTEEKKNRSWLDQYKETGKWKKVNLKYLLLLLFLGLFFMIVSNVVTSGGDEQVLLPAAGVDESGTSEPEPEAEPVFKSGNSDGPLTMGEYESIYESQLKKALEQMIGVSDVTVVVNLAETEKQVYQTNVNSKEQLTDETDREGGKRQVHDTTKDEQVVIIRSGDKEEPLLQRVEKPDVRGVLVVAKGVDNIQIKTSVVEAVSRVLDVPTHRVSVMPKKNEGES; this is translated from the coding sequence ATGACTGAGGAAAAAAAGAATCGGTCCTGGCTTGACCAATATAAAGAAACAGGCAAATGGAAAAAAGTAAATCTAAAATATTTACTTCTTCTCCTTTTCCTCGGGCTTTTCTTCATGATTGTAAGTAACGTGGTTACTTCAGGAGGTGATGAACAGGTGCTGCTTCCTGCAGCAGGAGTTGATGAGAGCGGCACCAGTGAGCCGGAACCGGAAGCTGAACCGGTCTTTAAATCAGGGAATTCCGACGGCCCCCTGACTATGGGGGAGTATGAGTCGATTTATGAGTCCCAGCTGAAAAAAGCGCTGGAGCAGATGATTGGTGTTTCCGACGTAACGGTTGTCGTCAATTTGGCAGAAACGGAAAAACAAGTATATCAGACAAATGTTAATTCAAAAGAACAGCTGACTGATGAAACGGATCGTGAAGGTGGTAAGCGGCAGGTGCATGACACAACAAAGGATGAGCAGGTTGTGATTATCAGAAGCGGGGACAAGGAAGAACCGCTGCTACAGCGGGTGGAAAAACCGGATGTAAGAGGTGTCCTGGTTGTAGCCAAAGGGGTAGACAACATTCAAATAAAAACCTCTGTAGTAGAGGCGGTCAGCCGGGTGCTTGATGTACCCACACACAGAGTGTCAGTGATGCCGAAAAAAAATGAGGGGGAATCGTAA
- a CDS encoding YqhV family protein, which translates to MKGWITGLETAVVVMVLLRVFSGLTELTVAALIMKFNSVEKALVLNAILAVVGPAVLILSVTIGVYALADSLSFWKIAVIFTGVLLILIGVKS; encoded by the coding sequence ATGAAAGGCTGGATCACAGGCCTTGAAACAGCTGTAGTTGTCATGGTGCTTCTCAGAGTATTTTCAGGTCTTACCGAACTGACAGTGGCAGCGCTGATCATGAAATTTAACAGTGTAGAAAAAGCCCTTGTGCTTAACGCCATTCTTGCAGTTGTCGGACCTGCCGTATTGATTCTGAGCGTAACCATAGGTGTATACGCACTGGCAGACAGTCTGTCATTCTGGAAAATCGCCGTGATTTTTACCGGTGTTCTCCTTATTCTAATCGGTGTGAAAAGTTAG
- the spoIIIAD gene encoding stage III sporulation protein AD, with protein MEIIQIVGLGLIATFLALVVKEHKPVFAFLLTVFTGILIFIFLAGKISTIITMLEELAENASINMVYVQTILKIIGIAYIAEFGAQIAKDAGQGAMASKIELAGKVLIMIMAIPIISVIIETVIGLLPA; from the coding sequence ATTGAAATTATTCAGATTGTAGGCCTTGGGCTGATCGCCACCTTTCTTGCTCTTGTAGTAAAGGAGCACAAACCGGTATTTGCCTTTCTGCTTACGGTTTTTACAGGAATACTGATTTTTATCTTTCTTGCCGGAAAGATCAGTACCATCATAACGATGCTTGAGGAACTTGCAGAAAACGCGAGCATTAATATGGTTTATGTCCAGACGATCCTTAAGATTATCGGTATCGCCTATATTGCGGAATTCGGAGCCCAAATCGCCAAGGACGCAGGGCAGGGTGCGATGGCTTCGAAAATTGAGCTTGCGGGAAAAGTGCTGATCATGATTATGGCCATTCCAATTATTTCCGTCATTATTGAAACGGTGATCGGACTGCTACCTGCGTAA
- the spoIIIAE gene encoding stage III sporulation protein AE, which produces MEIRWKKRAASVLFFIFILSVLLPSAAAAEEENSSVMDQEEFMEQQLEQLGIDDIRGYWDDVLQNYGGFLPESYKGSLLEFIQSDKPFSIKEWLFGFLKFLFHEIIVNGKLLGTLILLAIFSMILSQLQQAFEKHSISKVAYAITYMVLLIIALNSFHVAIQFTQQTIEAMSNFMISLLPLLLVLMASTGSVTSVALFHPMIVFLVHTSGLFVQYFVLPLLFMSALLSIVSTMTDHYKVTKLADLLRNIAAGGLGIFLTIFLGVISVQGATAAVADGIAIKTAKFVTGNFVPVVGRMFTDAADTVMGASVLIKNTVGVAGLVLLLLICIFPALKVLSLALIYSFAAAVLQPLGGGPIIASLSIIGKSVLYVFAALSAVCLMFFLSITIMIISGNLSLMMR; this is translated from the coding sequence ATGGAGATTCGGTGGAAAAAGCGCGCCGCTTCTGTCCTGTTTTTTATTTTTATACTTTCAGTTCTTCTTCCCTCTGCTGCAGCGGCGGAAGAAGAAAACAGTTCTGTAATGGATCAGGAAGAATTTATGGAGCAGCAGCTTGAACAACTGGGCATTGATGACATCAGAGGCTACTGGGATGATGTACTGCAGAACTACGGTGGTTTTCTCCCGGAAAGCTATAAGGGGTCACTCCTTGAATTTATTCAGTCAGACAAGCCTTTCTCAATTAAAGAGTGGCTGTTCGGCTTTTTGAAATTTCTCTTTCACGAAATCATTGTAAACGGAAAGCTGCTTGGTACGCTGATTCTTCTTGCTATCTTCAGTATGATTCTTTCCCAGCTCCAGCAGGCGTTTGAGAAGCATTCCATCAGTAAAGTAGCTTACGCGATCACGTACATGGTGCTTCTGATTATTGCCTTAAACAGCTTTCATGTAGCGATTCAGTTTACCCAGCAGACCATCGAGGCGATGTCCAACTTTATGATTTCGCTGCTGCCGCTCCTGCTCGTGCTGATGGCGAGTACAGGCAGTGTGACGTCGGTTGCTCTCTTCCACCCGATGATCGTCTTTCTTGTCCATACAAGCGGACTTTTTGTTCAGTACTTTGTGCTGCCCCTTCTGTTTATGAGTGCGCTGTTAAGCATCGTCAGCACCATGACAGATCATTATAAAGTGACCAAGCTTGCCGATCTGCTCCGCAATATCGCTGCCGGGGGACTGGGGATTTTTCTCACTATTTTTCTCGGTGTCATCAGTGTGCAGGGGGCAACGGCGGCTGTAGCAGACGGAATTGCCATAAAAACCGCTAAATTTGTAACGGGAAATTTTGTTCCGGTCGTAGGGAGGATGTTTACTGATGCCGCCGATACAGTGATGGGAGCCTCGGTTCTCATTAAAAATACAGTTGGTGTTGCCGGCCTGGTGCTGTTACTTCTGATCTGTATTTTTCCAGCACTGAAAGTCCTTTCCCTGGCTCTGATCTATTCATTTGCCGCTGCTGTCCTTCAGCCGCTTGGCGGGGGCCCGATCATCGCTTCACTTTCCATTATAGGAAAATCCGTTTTGTATGTATTTGCCGCCCTCTCAGCGGTTTGTCTGATGTTTTTTCTATCCATTACGATCATGATTATTTCAGGAAACCTGTCTCTCATGATGCGGTGA